A part of Paenibacillus sp. IHBB 10380 genomic DNA contains:
- a CDS encoding DUF4227 family protein: MVISLRKCLGFIRFIIMFVALTYMFYHMVGLFGRWITPVDQYKIPKGYAVKAFQSHDGDGNAEDASMGERLRFYYWYGE; this comes from the coding sequence ATGGTCATTTCTTTGCGTAAATGCCTAGGTTTTATAAGGTTTATTATTATGTTTGTCGCATTAACTTATATGTTCTATCACATGGTAGGTTTATTTGGACGTTGGATCACACCAGTGGATCAATATAAGATTCCTAAAGGTTACGCTGTCAAAGCATTTCAGTCTCATGATGGAGATGGAAATGCAGAAGATGCTAGTATGGGTGAACGTCTACGATTCTATTATTGGTATGGAGAATAG
- the xerD gene encoding site-specific tyrosine recombinase XerD, with product MKEYLVSFIRYMGDERGLSRNTLESYERDLVQVLEFMEARGIHSPDQIKRSDIVLFLQSMKQAGRAASTVTRKTVSIRSFFQYLSKESVVGHDPSLHIETPKLEKKAPNVLSIEEVEQLLAAPESLTPQGLRDKAMLELLYATGMKVSELVSLDIGHVQTQLRYLHCIGSSGKERILPFNRISAEHVDLYLQEGRDKLARDNGDKQALFLNTLGGRLTRQGFWKLMKKYGKETGIKKDITPHTLRHSFASHLIGNGADLRSVQEMLGYSDISTTQLYSSITKKSMKEEYDHHHPRASFESLS from the coding sequence ATGAAAGAGTATCTGGTATCCTTTATTCGATACATGGGTGATGAGAGAGGGTTGTCACGAAATACGCTTGAGAGCTATGAGCGAGATTTGGTACAGGTACTCGAGTTTATGGAAGCTCGAGGTATCCATTCTCCTGATCAGATCAAGCGAAGTGATATCGTTCTTTTTTTACAATCGATGAAACAGGCTGGTCGGGCTGCTTCTACAGTGACTCGTAAGACAGTATCTATACGTTCATTTTTTCAATACTTATCTAAAGAGTCTGTTGTGGGACATGATCCCTCTCTTCATATTGAAACGCCGAAGCTTGAGAAAAAAGCCCCGAATGTACTATCTATTGAGGAAGTGGAGCAATTGTTGGCTGCTCCTGAATCGTTAACACCTCAGGGCTTAAGGGATAAGGCGATGTTAGAGCTTTTGTATGCAACGGGAATGAAAGTGTCAGAATTGGTCTCGCTAGATATAGGGCATGTGCAAACGCAGCTTAGATATTTACATTGTATCGGTAGCTCAGGTAAAGAACGAATTCTTCCTTTTAATAGGATATCTGCAGAACATGTCGATCTTTATTTACAAGAGGGTCGGGATAAGCTAGCGAGAGATAATGGCGATAAACAGGCGTTATTCCTAAACACCTTAGGGGGCAGGTTAACACGTCAAGGATTCTGGAAGCTTATGAAGAAGTATGGGAAAGAGACAGGAATTAAGAAGGACATCACTCCACACACACTACGTCATTCCTTTGCATCTCATCTGATAGGGAATGGAGCTGATTTACGCTCTGTGCAGGAAATGTTAGGTTATTCCGATATCTCAACGACACAACTGTATAGCTCTATAACTAAGAAAAGTATGAAGGAAGAATATGATCATCACCATCCACGGGCTTCGTTTGAGTCGTTATCATAG